A window of Ignisphaera sp. contains these coding sequences:
- the cobM gene encoding precorrin-4 C(11)-methyltransferase, with translation MGKVYIVGAGPGDPELITLKALKVIREADVVIYADSLVNPEILKYVKEGCEIYRSSAMSLEEIVDIMVRKAREGRIVVRLKSGDPSIYGALLEEISELEKAGIDYEIIPGVTAMTAAASVLKTSLTIPEKLQTIVIVRPSCRTPIRDDIAKLLQAARDVSTIAIYLGSSCIHNIVDLLIRAGYSKDTEVAIVYRATWRDQKTFICTLNNIENILKENNISGNYIVLIGPPIHTHTKTHQPRSLVYSVK, from the coding sequence ATGGGCAAAGTATATATAGTTGGTGCTGGTCCTGGAGATCCTGAGTTAATAACACTAAAAGCGCTTAAAGTGATCAGAGAAGCAGATGTAGTTATATATGCTGATTCTCTTGTAAATCCAGAGATACTGAAGTATGTGAAAGAGGGATGCGAAATCTATAGAAGTTCTGCAATGAGTTTAGAAGAAATAGTCGATATAATGGTTAGAAAAGCTAGAGAAGGCAGAATTGTTGTGAGACTGAAATCAGGAGATCCATCAATCTATGGAGCATTACTAGAAGAGATAAGTGAGCTCGAGAAAGCAGGAATAGACTACGAGATCATACCCGGTGTAACAGCAATGACTGCTGCAGCTTCTGTTCTAAAAACATCTCTAACTATACCAGAAAAACTCCAGACTATAGTTATAGTAAGACCTTCATGTAGAACACCAATTAGAGACGATATAGCTAAACTTCTCCAAGCAGCTAGAGATGTTTCAACAATCGCAATATACTTAGGCAGCTCTTGTATACACAATATCGTTGATCTACTAATTAGAGCAGGATACTCTAAAGATACAGAAGTAGCCATTGTATATAGAGCTACATGGAGAGACCAGAAAACATTCATATGCACATTAAACAATATCGAAAATATCCTAAAAGAAAACAACATATCCGGAAACTATATAGTCTTGATAGGTCCCCCAATACATACACACACTAAAACTCATCAACCTAGATCACTAGTCTATTCAGTTAAATAA
- the cas6 gene encoding CRISPR system precrRNA processing endoribonuclease RAMP protein Cas6, producing the protein MISVFNIKATVVRSVPLIGWSGSFVAKVVKSCFPREVLDCGFSISPLLQNGRIVLSGVNGSQVVLDTGSSFWFRFASYCRDGSVVARVVDVVSNNVLDVFRASEVEFRVYESSIDLLNDCDFCGEDKLVKFIDSRGRAMVEVFFGPTMLMFRGWRVLYPSPQRLVYTLAKSSVDFLSVDPRIARKRARTLSRNIEIVGYGTKVVDVSIGRNRKVKAFMGKTVFGIQGLENLRDFVELLEVGRLVGVGRSRGIGFGYINYRVLS; encoded by the coding sequence ATGATATCAGTGTTTAATATCAAGGCTACTGTTGTTAGGTCTGTTCCTCTTATTGGTTGGAGTGGTTCTTTTGTGGCTAAGGTTGTTAAGTCTTGTTTTCCTAGAGAGGTTCTTGATTGTGGTTTCTCTATTTCTCCTCTGCTTCAGAATGGTAGGATTGTTTTGAGTGGTGTTAATGGTTCTCAGGTTGTTTTGGATACTGGTTCTAGTTTTTGGTTTAGGTTTGCTTCTTATTGTAGAGATGGGTCTGTTGTTGCTAGAGTTGTTGATGTTGTATCTAATAATGTTCTTGATGTTTTTAGGGCTTCTGAAGTTGAGTTTCGTGTATATGAGTCGTCTATTGATTTGCTTAATGACTGCGATTTTTGTGGTGAGGATAAGCTTGTTAAGTTTATTGATTCTAGGGGTAGAGCTATGGTTGAGGTTTTCTTTGGTCCAACAATGCTTATGTTCAGGGGTTGGAGGGTGCTATACCCTTCTCCTCAGAGGCTTGTATATACCTTGGCTAAGTCTAGTGTTGATTTCTTGAGTGTTGATCCTAGGATTGCTAGGAAAAGAGCTAGAACTCTATCTAGGAATATTGAGATAGTTGGTTATGGAACCAAGGTTGTAGATGTATCTATAGGTAGGAATAGAAAGGTTAAGGCATTCATGGGGAAAACTGTCTTCGGGATTCAGGGGCTGGAGAATCTTAGGGATTTTGTTGAGCTACTTGAGGTCGGTAGACTGGTTGGTGTTGGTAGGTCTAGGGGTATAGGTTTTGGCTATATAAACTATAGAGTATTGTCTTGA
- a CDS encoding CRISPR-associated endonuclease Cas3'', translating to MCYAYRDRGSEEFLLNHLVGVEKCCEERWELNALSRKISRVLEIPIDDVKNAILLSSLLHDLGKVAQEFQEKCDQGICREFPRHYMISAFLVHLGLSAMGIVVKGKDVSNFMEDRFNEIDRNKVTGILILFPIAFHHYHQVRGYGSYSFRGCGSYSSDYLEEFVEKPRIWGRCIECLKSIHEYIDNNNILNIAKKLLDFLLNLDKLRNSDVYRNSKLFIENFYNDVVDKGVKLQSITLSSVVIESITGLINLCDGYVAHRARGVGRK from the coding sequence TGAGGAGAGGTGGGAGCTTAACGCATTATCACGTAAGATCTCCAGAGTGCTAGAGATACCTATAGATGATGTGAAAAACGCCATACTCTTGAGCTCGTTGCTACACGATCTAGGTAAAGTTGCACAAGAGTTTCAAGAAAAATGTGATCAAGGGATATGTAGAGAGTTTCCGAGACACTACATGATATCGGCATTCTTGGTACACCTAGGACTAAGTGCCATGGGAATTGTAGTAAAAGGGAAAGATGTTAGCAATTTTATGGAGGATAGATTTAACGAGATTGATAGAAATAAGGTTACAGGTATTCTAATTCTATTCCCTATAGCGTTTCACCACTATCACCAAGTTAGAGGCTATGGAAGCTACTCTTTTAGAGGCTGTGGAAGCTACTCTAGCGATTATTTGGAGGAGTTTGTTGAAAAGCCTAGAATTTGGGGTAGATGTATTGAATGTCTAAAATCAATACATGAATATATAGACAATAACAACATACTTAATATAGCTAAAAAGTTGCTCGATTTTTTGTTGAATCTAGATAAGCTAAGGAACAGCGATGTGTATAGGAATAGTAAATTATTTATCGAGAATTTCTATAACGATGTAGTGGATAAAGGTGTGAAATTGCAATCAATAACATTATCGAGTGTTGTTATAGAATCGATTACAGGTTTGATTAATTTATGTGATGGTTATGTAGCTCATAGAGCACGAGGTGTTGGTAGGAAATGA
- a CDS encoding cobalt-factor II C(20)-methyltransferase, producing MRKLYVVGLGPGDPELITVKGLNRLREAEVVFIPMSSKVDDSIALSIVEKISIASKVIKLSVSMGDKTWVEKVAREVCNALHKFSCIAIAVLGEPSLYSTSAHLLASMKCLDDVYIEIVPGVSAIYACADRVLMPLALGDEAIAIVPSARVEALGDVVGYFNTVVVVKGGKIMAKAAESLAQKGFRIVYAKRCFTEDEVIGRDIIDEDYISLVIARR from the coding sequence TTGAGAAAGCTTTATGTAGTTGGTCTTGGACCTGGTGATCCAGAGTTAATCACAGTTAAGGGATTGAATAGGCTTAGAGAAGCAGAAGTGGTTTTCATACCTATGAGTAGTAAGGTTGATGACAGTATAGCGTTATCTATTGTCGAGAAGATATCTATTGCATCTAAAGTGATTAAACTTAGTGTATCTATGGGTGATAAGACTTGGGTTGAGAAAGTAGCTAGAGAGGTTTGTAATGCTCTTCACAAGTTTAGCTGTATAGCTATAGCTGTGTTAGGTGAACCTTCTCTATATAGTACATCGGCACATCTACTAGCTTCAATGAAATGTCTAGATGATGTGTATATCGAGATTGTGCCAGGGGTTTCAGCAATATATGCATGTGCTGATAGAGTTTTAATGCCTCTTGCTTTAGGTGATGAAGCTATAGCTATAGTGCCCTCAGCTAGAGTAGAGGCTCTAGGAGATGTAGTTGGCTACTTCAATACTGTGGTTGTTGTTAAAGGCGGTAAGATTATGGCTAAGGCTGCAGAATCTCTAGCTCAAAAGGGATTCAGGATAGTTTATGCGAAGAGGTGTTTTACGGAAGATGAGGTGATAGGTAGAGATATTATAGATGAAGACTATATTTCTCTAGTTATAGCTAGGAGATGA
- the cbiT gene encoding precorrin-6Y C5,15-methyltransferase (decarboxylating) subunit CbiT produces the protein MWSYRTYGIPDEMFDKLEGIVMTKEEVRVISISKMRIREGDVVVDIGCGTGSIAIELANIVGSKGVVYAIDRNEKAIEIAKRNATRFGVDRVIRFIHGEAPNALSLLPRELDAVFIGGSSGRLDEIIAVAFDRLRYGRRIVLNLTLLENIYTALSIMKKLGMKLEVVMVQVARGEPLGYGLFLRGGNPVFIIAGEKT, from the coding sequence ATGTGGAGCTATAGAACCTATGGTATACCTGATGAAATGTTTGATAAGCTTGAGGGTATAGTTATGACTAAAGAGGAGGTCAGGGTTATCTCTATATCGAAGATGAGGATTAGAGAAGGTGATGTGGTTGTAGATATTGGTTGTGGAACAGGTAGTATTGCTATCGAGTTAGCTAATATTGTTGGCTCTAAAGGTGTTGTATATGCTATCGATAGAAATGAGAAGGCTATAGAGATTGCGAAAAGAAATGCTACAAGATTTGGTGTGGATAGAGTTATAAGGTTTATACATGGTGAGGCTCCAAATGCTTTATCTCTACTTCCTAGAGAGCTAGATGCTGTATTTATTGGGGGTAGCTCTGGTAGATTGGATGAGATAATAGCTGTAGCGTTTGATAGATTGAGGTATGGTAGAAGGATTGTTTTGAATCTAACTCTGCTAGAGAATATTTATACAGCTTTATCGATTATGAAGAAGCTTGGCATGAAGCTAGAGGTGGTTATGGTTCAAGTGGCTAGAGGTGAGCCTCTAGGCTATGGGTTATTCCTTAGGGGAGGCAATCCTGTATTCATTATTGCTGGTGAAAAGACTTGA
- the cas4 gene encoding CRISPR-associated protein Cas4 yields the protein MIPITIIKEYTYCPRIAYFKIFTILEPPTESMMYARESRPSLQNIYEAIKHKLSDRCCIEVDRYVYSSRLGIHGYVDALAICDKEAIPIEIKLRSSPKAIKRYTLHHIVQLVSYAIAVEETINKPVYRAIILSLEPRSVFEIAISPNIREIVYRSVKEIHKMIAEEKLPRSTPSKTRCSICFYRNICINV from the coding sequence ATGATACCTATAACAATAATCAAGGAATACACCTACTGTCCGAGGATAGCCTACTTCAAGATATTCACTATACTTGAACCTCCTACAGAGTCCATGATGTATGCTAGAGAATCTAGACCTTCACTCCAAAACATATACGAAGCTATTAAGCATAAGCTTAGCGATAGATGCTGTATAGAGGTTGATAGATATGTCTACTCCAGTAGACTAGGTATACATGGCTATGTAGATGCTCTCGCTATATGCGATAAAGAAGCTATACCTATAGAGATTAAGCTCAGAAGCTCTCCTAAAGCTATTAAAAGATACACTCTACACCATATAGTACAGCTAGTAAGCTATGCTATAGCTGTTGAAGAAACAATCAATAAACCTGTCTATAGAGCAATTATTCTCTCCCTCGAACCTAGATCTGTATTCGAGATAGCTATATCGCCCAATATTAGGGAAATAGTCTATAGATCTGTAAAAGAGATCCACAAGATGATTGCTGAAGAGAAGCTCCCTAGATCAACTCCATCTAAGACTAGATGCAGTATTTGTTTCTATAGAAACATCTGCATCAATGTGTAG
- the cas1 gene encoding CRISPR-associated endonuclease Cas1, translating into MKIFTIASPGSRVVCRRGGIYVVKGDSKEKILIPPDIDCVVVASSRVSISSKAIRVAARRGIDFVFLDFNGMPIARLYPPYINKTVAVRVSQYMLFQEDYGRKLAKEIVYTKIVNQVELIRYLAKNYREPSLREVAYQIDSIATELRALDPKILDRDILMSFESRAAKAYWQTIASLLPDSLGFRGRDHESRDPFNMALNYGYGILYSVCERSLLFAGLDPYLGVLHTPKSGKPSLTLDFVEMFRAIAVDKPLVINVKKIKLAIQQDRLDIDSRRSVASIVLENLRQRYLYIKTSKREELSEIIKRDAWDLAYCIREGLEYRGARLVI; encoded by the coding sequence ATGAAGATTTTCACTATAGCTTCTCCTGGCTCTAGAGTTGTGTGTAGGAGAGGAGGTATCTATGTTGTTAAAGGAGACTCTAAGGAGAAAATCCTTATACCTCCAGATATAGATTGTGTAGTTGTAGCTTCTTCAAGGGTTAGTATATCCTCTAAAGCTATTAGAGTTGCTGCTAGAAGAGGTATTGACTTTGTCTTTCTAGACTTCAATGGAATGCCTATAGCACGCCTATACCCACCATATATAAACAAAACTGTTGCTGTAAGAGTTTCTCAGTACATGTTGTTTCAAGAAGACTACGGCAGGAAGCTGGCTAAAGAGATTGTCTATACCAAGATAGTTAACCAAGTAGAGCTTATAAGATATCTAGCGAAAAACTATAGAGAGCCAAGCTTAAGAGAAGTTGCTTACCAGATAGACTCTATAGCTACAGAACTTAGAGCATTAGATCCAAAGATTCTTGATAGAGATATCCTCATGTCGTTTGAGTCTAGAGCAGCTAAAGCCTATTGGCAAACCATAGCCTCTCTACTCCCAGATAGCCTAGGGTTTAGGGGTAGAGACCACGAGTCTAGAGATCCATTCAACATGGCTTTAAACTATGGCTATGGGATTCTCTATAGCGTATGTGAAAGATCTCTTCTTTTTGCTGGTCTAGATCCATATCTAGGTGTTCTCCATACCCCTAAAAGTGGAAAGCCTTCTCTAACGCTAGACTTTGTTGAGATGTTTAGAGCTATTGCGGTAGATAAACCTCTTGTGATAAACGTTAAGAAGATTAAGCTAGCTATTCAACAAGACAGACTAGATATAGATTCTAGAAGATCTGTAGCATCTATTGTTCTCGAAAACCTTAGACAGAGATATCTATACATTAAAACTAGTAAAAGAGAAGAGCTTTCTGAAATTATAAAGAGAGATGCATGGGATCTAGCTTACTGCATTAGAGAAGGTCTAGAGTATAGAGGAGCTAGACTGGTGATATAG
- the cbiD gene encoding cobalt-precorrin-5B (C(1))-methyltransferase CbiD — protein MSIVQFFKRFGITTGAAAAAAAKAATVFLLHRVKPSSVTIPTPVGLRLEIPVEQIFVYGDSVCASVRKFSGDNVDVLDGISIVVCVKQRKDDIVNVVGGRGVGIVARSGLQIPVGESAISPTARSMIIEAIREVAKGIGLDVVIEVPNGEEIAKKTLNESLGIVDGISILGTTGIEWPVSAEDDVHRISLEISIVRSRSTVIVLATGNRTFDYASQIYSPEIIVKVGDSVGFAVSEASKAGFSRIVVAIQPSKVLKLSVGIMNTSSRVGDARIEALTHACVAVGLDIDVVKRVSAASSVREALDTIGSSASLVFSYVARKALNHLRRLCSNSTIEILVFSYDGGILARAET, from the coding sequence TTGAGTATAGTTCAGTTCTTTAAAAGATTCGGTATAACAACTGGAGCAGCAGCTGCTGCAGCAGCTAAAGCAGCTACAGTATTTCTCCTCCATAGAGTGAAGCCCAGTTCTGTAACAATTCCAACACCTGTGGGGCTTAGACTAGAGATACCTGTAGAGCAGATCTTTGTATATGGTGATAGTGTTTGTGCTTCTGTTAGAAAGTTTTCTGGCGATAATGTTGATGTTCTTGATGGTATCTCTATTGTTGTATGTGTTAAGCAGAGAAAAGATGATATTGTTAATGTTGTTGGTGGTAGAGGGGTGGGGATTGTGGCTCGATCAGGTCTCCAGATACCTGTTGGTGAAAGCGCTATATCGCCAACAGCTAGAAGCATGATTATTGAAGCTATTAGAGAAGTAGCAAAAGGTATAGGTTTAGATGTAGTTATAGAGGTTCCAAATGGTGAAGAGATTGCGAAGAAGACTTTGAATGAGTCTCTAGGTATAGTTGATGGTATATCCATTCTAGGTACCACGGGTATCGAGTGGCCAGTGAGTGCTGAAGATGATGTACATAGAATATCTCTAGAGATAAGTATCGTTAGATCTAGAAGCACAGTTATAGTTTTAGCAACAGGGAATAGAACCTTCGATTATGCATCACAGATATACAGTCCAGAGATTATAGTTAAGGTTGGTGATAGTGTGGGATTTGCTGTTAGTGAAGCTTCGAAAGCAGGTTTTTCTCGTATAGTTGTAGCTATTCAGCCTTCTAAGGTTCTGAAGCTAAGTGTTGGTATAATGAATACAAGTAGTAGAGTAGGTGATGCAAGAATAGAGGCTTTAACTCATGCATGTGTTGCAGTAGGTCTAGATATAGATGTTGTTAAGAGGGTTTCTGCAGCTTCTTCTGTGAGAGAAGCTCTAGATACTATAGGGAGTAGTGCTTCACTTGTCTTTAGCTATGTGGCTAGAAAGGCTCTAAACCATTTACGTAGATTGTGTAGTAACTCTACTATCGAGATACTGGTATTCAGTTATGATGGAGGTATCTTGGCTAGGGCTGAGACTTGA
- the cas2 gene encoding CRISPR-associated endonuclease Cas2, which yields MSYIVAFYDISDNSRRLIAAEKLQGLGFQRVQRSVYIAKGNTSLAKEAFRALLRVIDRSTDSIGVIVVPKEYMDKAMFFNSQAKVGEKPLEVL from the coding sequence TTGAGCTATATAGTTGCTTTCTACGATATATCTGACAATAGTAGAAGACTTATAGCTGCTGAAAAGCTTCAGGGACTTGGTTTCCAAAGGGTTCAGAGAAGTGTATATATAGCTAAAGGAAACACTAGTCTAGCTAAAGAAGCTTTTAGAGCTCTTCTAAGAGTTATAGATAGATCTACAGATTCTATAGGTGTTATAGTTGTGCCTAAGGAGTACATGGATAAAGCTATGTTCTTTAATTCCCAGGCTAAGGTGGGTGAAAAGCCATTAGAAGTTCTATGA
- the cas4a gene encoding type I-A CRISPR-associated protein Cas4/Csa1: MFPRWVWDYVRSVGGEVVADVRGWRFDVVGSRFLARPSISDVSSPCPSKRDVWLRRVVRVRVDGGVFVFGRAVHDVFLYPFRFRDRDVVDIVRGFEKMFHGFDPMLRGYRSFFRKLFRKALSLAMYSNEDGVPISVEPMIPGAAIGLSDFVKPDLLVGFLPVDISLASVSERVFERKEIALAGYALAIESWIGHPVDFAVALYIGIVDGDNPVLSWRIVRIDDNLRRAFLEARDRVAMILEHGEEPPIPDNCYSSCPYSVFCGGKR, encoded by the coding sequence GTGTTTCCTAGGTGGGTTTGGGATTATGTTAGGTCTGTTGGTGGTGAGGTTGTTGCTGATGTTAGGGGTTGGAGGTTTGATGTTGTTGGTTCTAGGTTTTTGGCTAGGCCCAGTATCTCTGATGTTTCTAGTCCTTGTCCTAGTAAGAGGGATGTTTGGCTTAGGAGGGTTGTTAGGGTTAGGGTTGATGGAGGTGTTTTTGTTTTTGGTAGAGCTGTTCATGATGTTTTTCTCTATCCTTTTAGGTTTAGGGATAGAGATGTTGTTGATATTGTTAGAGGTTTTGAGAAAATGTTTCATGGTTTTGATCCAATGCTTAGAGGTTATAGGAGTTTCTTTAGGAAGTTGTTTAGGAAGGCTTTATCGCTAGCTATGTACTCTAATGAGGATGGTGTCCCTATATCTGTTGAGCCTATGATTCCTGGAGCAGCTATTGGTTTATCTGATTTTGTTAAACCTGATCTTCTTGTTGGTTTTCTACCTGTTGATATTTCTCTTGCGTCTGTGAGCGAGAGGGTTTTTGAGAGAAAGGAGATAGCTTTAGCTGGATATGCTCTAGCTATAGAGAGTTGGATTGGTCATCCAGTTGATTTTGCTGTAGCTCTCTATATAGGTATTGTTGATGGTGATAATCCTGTTTTAAGTTGGAGAATTGTAAGAATTGATGATAACCTTAGAAGAGCTTTTCTAGAAGCTAGAGATAGAGTGGCAATGATCTTAGAGCATGGTGAAGAGCCACCTATACCAGATAACTGTTACTCTAGTTGTCCCTATTCTGTTTTTTGTGGTGGAAAGAGATGA